In the Vanessa atalanta chromosome 13, ilVanAtal1.2, whole genome shotgun sequence genome, GAAAAACCGTTTACAAAGATTAAAACAGTAACTTCACTgttttttcttgtaatattcACTGTGTAAACGgagctttatttaaattagaaaatggCGAAAATATTCCCGAATAAAGtacttattgaattaaattaaatataaacaaatctaGCTGTCGCATAAGCTAACGAGTATACAAATAAGGCAATTACTCGATATACTACAAGActgattatacaaattaatttattgttaattaaattactttttcagTTATCTCGAATCTTATCCAAGAAATTTAAACGAACAAAGATGCGTACCATCAAAATCAACAGTTCCCGAAGCGTCGGTATCTATTTCCGCAATCATTTCGTTGAGTTGGTCCGGCGTCAGCTGGTCGTCTAATGCAGCGAGTATCTCCCTTAGACTTGAAGTCGGGATGTAACCGTTGCCTGGAATTGAAATAAACCAaattacactttattcaagtagacacTGAATTTAAGCTCTTTTGAATCTGAATGTTAAATCAAAATTGGAATATGAATTCTACCAATGAGAATAcagtaatgtatatatttacacttgtgtttattatttataaataagttttggatacataattttatatcagattaatagacaaatattgaatcaaaacaatacaaaaaaaaagtctgtAAATTTGGCAAAGTTGGTCTAAGACTTTTGGTCTAATTTTTTGAGCAAAAAAATTTCTATTCTACCATATTCCACCAGTAAACTTCAGTACTGAATAGTAGACAAAAAACTCGCAGCTGAACACCCCTGAACATCCTTCAAACGATGTTTACGTTTTCAGAGCACGATaagatttatgtaatatataagcaGCGGgatgcacttgtgttatggaaaatcagatgtaacgacggtactacaaacacccagacccaagacaacatagaaaactaatgaactttttctacatcgacctgaccgggaatcgaacccgggaccttggagtggcgtacccatgaaaaccggtgtacacactactcgaccacggaggtcatcgcGAACTGAGTTAggcattttaatttatcatatgaaaaattaatttctcGTCTTTGGTTGAGATTTACGTGTTCTGACTCAGTAGCCGATCTcgacttaataaaatatcaggTTAAAAATTTAGTGTTTCCGTTCTTCGTGAATGAAAATATCGTGAAGCTTCCGAATGTGAGGAATACTACTGAGATATATCTGTACAGATATTTCTCTTCActtcacatttatttaaattttctcctGATATTAACCAGCTGTTTCAATCAATacgtaaacaaatacaatatctCCATCGGCATAACGTCTGAAGCAATTTTCTTATCGGCTAAGCGCTTAATGCGTTAAGtgctattcaaaatataaattttccaaaacaataaatatatcagcAACAAAATAATTTGCGTTCTCGCGAACAATTCTATCCGTCAGGTATAAATCTGGCACTGAATTAAAGCAAACCAAATCAACAGACTTTTCTGTCTGTTACAATCGCGTGAAATTTCAAATCATTCCAACTGTGAAATAATTTGTTcgacgattttaaaataaaaaaaaaattgtttcgttAGACACCCGGTTTGAATGAAGTACTTTacgtattatgtattaaataacatacataattaaataaattaaaaacgcgtgagaataaataaatgacaaggaataaaatttaaatttaaaatcacatttgaattaaaacaatgacaaaaataagtttaaaatattaaaccgtTTAAGAGAATACGAGATAAGAGAAAGAGGTAGCTGTCTGCTACGATTGCTGCCAGTTCATTCTACTGTAACCCGAGTAAAATAACTTCTGTCCAAAAATAAagcctttaaaattaatatatttcataaaaatttacacgAAAACgcatatactaattttatattaattatagacgTAACGATTTTAACGAAATCATTGGTCAAGTTTTTAACTAACAAAGCTACAGATCCGGAATTCTAGGCTGAAACTGGGTAGACGGTCAAtccaataaaaatgaaatttctgttaaaagattaaaattacttaaacgtAAAACGTACTTGAAgctagaattttaaatttttacagatttgtaattttgaaggcatcgaaaaattcttgtttttgaattttgtgtTGGATTTACCGTCACATCTGGTTTCGAGTGTGAAAGAAAAGAGCGTAATTATGTATACTCGTGTTGACGAGTAACTGCGCATAAATGTTAAAGtggtataacatttatataaaaacaataacaaaaagtgTCTTAAAGTAATCTTGTATGGAACCGTATATAGAAGAAAGAGAAATATAGGAAAAGGTCGCCTGGGGCAGACGTAACGCTTTCATTACGTGAAGGTTTCTGCTAGTTCACTTTACTAAAAGCCGCGTCAAATAACTTAGTTCCAAAAACGCGTTATTATCTTTGACAGTCTACCAAGACATATCAAAggaaaaaagtataaatttaataaaattaaaagttataataatgagAACAAAACATAAGCGACTTTTAGTTCACGCTTATGTAAtaacagtataaaaataatccgTAGTTAGAACAAACTAATCAGCACTAATAGTTCGGTAATTTTAAAACACCGCCAACGCTGTACTGAAACgacaatgaattattttataaagtgatCGTAACATAGTGTTGTAATTGAATTCACTCGATATCGAGACGACCCATTAATCACAAGCGCAAtccgtaatttataatatttacttcacAATTAACCGTTAAacgaaaacattataaataattttcaattcaatacaatgaataattaattgtaaaatatattcagacgagttgattgaaaataatgaaataattattttagttttttttttacattattatttactagcgacccgccccggcttcgcacgggtgcaatgtgggtaatcgctaagagatagacatataccatcgcggacttttttgaagaccgttttaaggtgtacaatactgaagtacattattttgatctatcttgtagggttcagccagcgtttacaatgtaagcgcaaaaaatgtataaatttacgacatcacattagaaacttttaaaattatcagtgttatttaactatattgtctgtgttttatatacaaaaaccttcctctcgaatcactctatctatttaaaaaaaccgcatcaaaatccgttgcatagttttaaagatttaaacatacaaagggacatagggacagagaaagcgactttgttttatactaagtaaaGATAAAGATTCAAAGGATTATCTTAATATTTGATCGTAAAATGATAAAACTTTTCTTGaattttttcgtaaaaaaatcttacttaaatattcattgacggaaaatacgtttaatttattgtgtacATTCTtcggtataaatatatttaagtgactataaaattttgtaaattggtAAAACTGTTCGcttgatgtttaattttatgttatgtaacaGAGTAATTATACACTTAAGAGATTGAGACCACATTGTGGttctaaatatgaatatttaattaatttggtaacatattaataataagcccCTTATCGATAATAACTTTCAATACTGACAGCATATACgcgtaatattaatttataaaacactagCAATCCGCCCCaactttgcacgggtgcaattaattaataaaaaaaaatatatgatataaatataatgtatacaccctatagcactcaggaataaggTAGCTTTCTAtcagtaaaaacatttttagatttaGTTCATTGATTTAGGGGGTAACCCCTATAATAATAcaccccctacatacaaacaaacaaattttacatctttataatattagtacagataaaaatatagaagtgtagatatagattacaatttacaaaaaaaaagaatttaaaaaaaaaacgtaaaaaataattacacaattttagtcgaaacataaacataaatttccATATTCAACATACGAATTTCCATGCCATATTTTCGTGCCTTAATTTTCTTAGTTCACCTAAAATGTATACGTAACCCTAACGCAAATTTGAATGTGTCTAGACCCACCAGTGGAGGTTATTCGTAGTATAGATCTGCGTGTATTGTTTTGATGAAAAGTTAAATCACAAGTACTTTATTAACCCTGAAATGtgcgatattttttaaataaataaatagattatatttcaaattggtTTTGGTTTTGAAATTACGGTTTAGTTGCGTTTTAGTTAGAAATTATCATGTTTGAATTTTTAACCGTAACACGTCTGTGCACAGATATTTACAAAACTAATTTAacggttaatttaaaaatcgaattgcATCAGCGTCATCGATATAAGTCACATTGTTCCTAAATAGTTTCGataatacaattgtttttgaaatttcatcGGTATCGATAAAGTTGGCACGCGTCCAGGACATCGATTGAACCGAATCACGGACAATTATGATAGATTCGCTTTTTTGCAGATGTTTTATTGAagattagaaatttaaattgaattaaattagttattgttTTCCATCAATTTTTATCCAATcggttatattatttacaataattaagatCTTTAATAATCATAACCTTAAACAATTCAAACATGACTACGCAggcatataaaattaacagcTATTTAGTATTTACTGCATGGTAACCACGAAATATACCTTTATTAATTAGACTTTTGCAAGCACTTTGAAATCATCATcagtcattttacagaactatatttagtaaatctactaccggttctgaatgtagattctaccctgaagaaccggcaagaaactcagtagtactCTTCGTTCCAAcgtttgatatatgtatgtacatgatGTAGctccacgttttttttttgtcacagcttattaataaaaaactatttatttttattattatcattaattatacataaaatattattaataacaaattacacGTTATAGAAATCTGTTGAATACGATATTTCATTTCTTTTCTATTCTTATGTTCATGACATAACATAACACGTAGCTTTCAACCAACTGACTGAAGCGCGATACCTCATTTCTGAAAATATGTTAGCAACATAGAAACTATATACCGCATATGAATACAAAGCTACTAATACTTAGTGTGCGTAAAgattcagtaaaaaaaaaaaaaatgttcattttattttattaaggattATTTAATCTAACGTAGAGAACAGGTTTCGCGAGGAAAGGATAAATACAAAGAAACATATGAACATACACATGTTCATACACagatttataaaatcttaaccTTCCCTTGTTTTACCGCAGTCGTAAAGAAATGCCAAACTTATTTTGTCGCTCCCTTGAGGTTTGAACGTACGATGTACATGTTTTGAAATTTCTTCCGACACATTTgggttttcctcacgatgttttccctcgaggagcatgagatgaattgtaaacgaTATCACTTAAAAAAGTCGGTGTGCGGGTAACATAAATTTTCGCCGTTTTAATGAAACTAGAATCAAATCATGATTGATTGATAAGCACCtttgaattcaattattttcctGGTAGCCGTGCTATTcattataatctaccgccaaacagcaatagtgtTGTTGCGTTCCTTGCGTGCGATTGCGTTTTCTTTTCATGATATTCCTTTTCCTTTCTTTTGTTTATGATACAGCTTAGCGGgcgaacatatgggccacctgatggtaagtggtcaccaccgcccatggacattagcactgttagaaatattgaacatgccttacatcaccaatgcttcatctgccttgggaactaagatgttatgtagttacactggctcactcatcctacaaactgaaacataacaatactgagtactgttgtttggcggtagaatatctagtaAATGGTGGTAAGTGTGgtggttccggtttgaaggatgacgccagtgtaactacaggcacaaggctcATGACGTCTTAGTTCTTAAtcttggtggtgcattggtgatatgaggaaagtttaatatttcttatagtactGATATTTATAGGCAGTGATGATTGTCTATCAGctggcctatttgccagtccgcctacctatgtgacataaaaataaacttcgaaATAAAGTTTGGGTTTTTGTTGCAACCTTTTGATGCACTAAACCACTGGGTTTAGTGCAACAAAAGGTTGCACTAAGCCCAGTGGTTACACTTTTCCAACAGTGAAATGCCATAAGTGCGTTCTTCTACTCGTGCACCAGTTCATCATATAATGGACTGTTATTCACCAAACGAATAATTTGTGCAACTTTAGCTGTGTTAATTAAcaacaatgtttatattattattgtatctttTTACAGTATTAAATTCAATAGTAAGCTAAAACCCGTTCGGGATGTACATTTTCCGAAAAATATCGGCAAGTAACACTTGTCACACTtccgttttcaatttaaatggaTATCCAAGTCATGAGAAACGTTTACCATAAGGGTACATTGTATTTTGTCTCTttgttataagttatatatgtaCTATGTTACGCGAATAACTACAATAtcctcatatattatatttcgacgacctccgtggtcgagtagtgtgtacaccggttttcatgggtacgccactatgaggtcccgggttcgattcccggccgagtcgatgtagaaaaagttcattagttttctatgttgtcttgggtctgggtgtctgtggtaccgtctttacttctgatttccataacacaagtgctttagctacttacattgggatcagagtaatgtatgtgatgttgtccaatatttatttattaatatttggttCATTTCTGTCGACTAAATATATTCAACGTTGTTTTAACATGAGTTTAATTTAGCAACTGTAGTTAGAGTTATCTTAAAGAACTAAAATGTATTGCTTTAGGTCGTATGTAAGGTAGCTTAGACCTTATCTCTGGAAATACGGaccaaacaaattaaaaaaaaaaacttaagatgACTAAAAGTAGACCGTATAACGAGATTTAAGTCAATGTAAGCCTGTTTAGTTTAACTATTGGTcaatcattggtcgaaattcgaccgtcattaattactaacaaaaatataatatacattgatTCAAAAATTAGACTCAACTCGACAGTACATtgtcattattacaataaaaaacaaaaatgtcaaaaaatgtCATTGATTTTCAACGTTGACATGACGTGTGTTGCCATTGgccattatgtatttatatttatgtgtgtgttagACGCATCGTAGTgcgtgaaatatttttgaagtgattATTTCTAATGAGAAGGTGatccgcttcgttacgtaacgcgttacggcgccagtctgctTAGCTTTCCTTTCTGTTTCGCATACGGTCGATAGGCTCatcctctctcactctaacccacaccgctagccgtatttcggacagTTTACGTTATCACCAAGacgcacacgtattttttttaatttatttaatatgtttgtaatacatattgtataagCATATTAACCACCCTCCCCTCTTGTTCCATATCAATTTTAACTTGTCAAACTTCATACCCATTCATtcgcataataataaaaagggatcaaaaagtttttacttcacgtattattattttttcctttatttgtGTTAGTTTACCTTCTTTGTCATAAAGTCTAAAAGCTTCTTTAAGTTCCTTCTGCAAAGCCTCGTCGTCTTCGTCGAGGAAGTGTGTCGCGACTCGAACGAACGAGTCGAAGTTCAGCTTCCCTGAACCTGAAAATGATAgcagtttgttattttttcaaacaaattattgtAACTATTGTGTAATGATTACACAAAGGTGCAAAtttgtatgattttatattaacagtCGTATTGCCGATAAATAATTCTCACGCACACGTCGTTGCGACGTATCCGATATTATTGGTTAAATAATATAGTGTTATTATctcaatatttgtttatgtcgTATTTCGTTAATATACATTAACAACTTTTCATCAGATCTCTGtgaatagcattagcattagcagcctgtaaattttcccactgccgggctaaaggcctcctctccctttgaggagaaggtttggagcatattccaccacgctgctccaatgcaggtttcctcacgatgttttccttcaccgccgagcacgagatgaattctgcctgcctgggtttgaacccggaatcatcggttaagatgcacgcgttctaaccactgggccatctcggctcttgctGTGAATAGTAGCTCTAATAAATTAAGATTCACATACCTacacttttatatttcaattatttttgttcagtttttttttttcattgtataatctttcaattataaaatgaaaaaaaacaggctgctaatgtaaaaatttaatgtttttggaACAAACTTCTTTTACGTGGCTGTATGTACAATAGAGTGATCGACACAAATCGTCCAGTAAAGAGCTTAAAGGGTTACGCTCCTCCAGGCTATCTTCCCCTCTCTTTTCTTTCCTCATAACCTTTGATTTTacggttatttataatatgatccaaacttatttttttgtaattgttttaattgacacgtgatttgaataacatttttatatcttgtcatttatattttcctgaacattgttaatttatttcacggtgttcgttatttaatacatactatgattttttatatatctgtatgtagtatagtatagttattaagataataaattattaatatgtgcCACTTTGTCAGACGTTACAGAAACTACGTACAATCTATTCAAGTTTTCAGCTAACAACTAAACACCAAGTATAATATGGAATTTAGTGAATACGTCACCAAAACTTGAACATTAGAGAAGTTTAGCCGGGGATTATATTTGATGTTGAGTAGTTGTTTTGTCGTCGTGCTGAGCTGGACGACGTTTCGTTTCATCACTAATTTACGCAATTTTTCATGACAACATTTTTAAACCATGAATATTAGTTCATTATACTATATTGGGACTTTCTCGGCTCTACGActgatttcattaataattgcgctattttttatatcacatcaatttttttttaaatttcactttaaattttttataaagtcaaCTAATTAACACTTTACGAGTAACAACActattatccaaatcaacaaccaaagtaaccacgctccgatatatatatatatagatatttagatCTAatgtacgtgtgtatgtaactGATTCCGAAGCGGTTGGACCGATTTCGATTTTGTTTTGTGCTGTGAATTTTATCTATAtcacccggtaggtggcgctgcgaacGGAAAgtgaatataaatcttatttcatCCGAACGTAGTCGGGACGGacgtgaattatttttattttccatcaattgaaaattatttagtaagtaaaatcaaatatgtaatatcccgttaatatatcttactgaACTTATCTTTTtcataatctaataaataataggaGAAATCAACGAATTACGCCCAGATTTGAACCGAACTAGCTCTACCCGCCTAGACTAAAACCACTCTATCGTTCTTCGTGAATCATTTAAACCTTTTACATTTGATaccatcttaaaatatataaatttcgaattctaataaaataccTGAAATTTCAATGATACGATCTcaaactatttacataaatgtacttaaaaaaatagataggaggACATTTAAGACCCTTAGTATGCAATACGCAAGCGTTGGAACCGGCAACCTACTATCGGATCGGAGCGATTTTAAATGCGGCCATTAATTCAAGTACCGTTAGCATATTCGATGAAAtggtataaaatttcaaaagaatTTCTAAAACTACCGTATTTTTCGTTTGATTTGAATCCACCTGGATCCGTTTTTGACTATagcttaaagtataataaaatgtaaaataacatgGTTTTATACCAAATTCAAATATGGAATTGTGTCTTAAGTCCggaatagatttttaaaatttcaagtacGTTTTTACATCCATGTAAAACTGATTTTCGTACACTCACGATACAAAAAACCACTTCTGTAGTTTGGTTTGAAATAGTCCCAAAAATgtcatcattatatttttacagtcgagacgctatacatatatatttaagagaaCCAAACgctagcgcgattcagaaaccGGGCTTTTCATACAAATTATCAGagcaattattgatatttttatttacggttagacaattgttaaatgtaaaaatatagcaTATGAAGTCTCAATAGATTCAGGTCGGGTCAGTTACAGGTCATGCATATGCTGACCAACAGATCGGGCCGATTTGAAACGTATTCGGGTACCGTTagcataataaatactattgttTGGAATTGCAAATACAAAATCGAATCACGTAATCGTACTAAGCATGTTGCTTTGTGACGATAATCTACATGACTTCTATATCAAACGATATGTTACATACCAggagtttaaataaaatccctaaaattaagaaataataatatttcttatataatcgATACGTACATGATAAATGATAATCTTTGAACATTGActtcgtatatataatatttttcctatTACGACTTAATACATATTCGACTAGGTAACATAGAACACGGATTGACAACGGACaaaattactaattttgttgaaaataatcGCGAACATAAATCCCCAACAAGACATTATATGAATCCCTTTAGTTGTATCAGTCTTTAGTTCCCTCGACCCTAAGTGTCTTTTAAGGGTCGTTAAGGGGACGAAGTGCTATACAGGATGTTGCTTTTGTTACACGTAATCTACATGGCTGAGTAAATTACCCTAATAAGCACCattgtgattaatttattaacaatgatGTAAAATGTTTGGAGTCAGAAATTGTGACCATTATGTATGTAGGTGTAAACTAGCAATccagaaataattaaaagatacaCCAGACGCATGGACAACACTTCTGAGGaacatttgaaagaaaaataaaaaaagaattgacCCATCAAGCGAATTGTAGCTTCAAATTTAATTGCcatgatattattttagaataatatcatattaggAAGCCGAGCCCAACTCGTAACTACCGGCCTGTTACCGCGAACGGGAGGATTAATGAGTCGACTCGTGACGCGCAGGAAAATGACTATAGCGTCCGCTCTTGCGCCGTTATACCtcattttgtttataagttatattatttaatttatgcattCTGATAAAACCTCTTTGTTATTTACACGCGcatatttactttgaatttttcACTATTCGAagtgttttttttctgtttaattcATACCTAAACTGCGTTTATATTGCTTAAGTTGATACTTTAACTAAAAAAAGATGTATTTCACTAGTAATTAGTACGATGCCATGAAAGTATATCAGTTTAACAGTATGTAAGTCGTCATATAAAAGATTAAGAAATCTTTAAAAGATTAATCGAACGTTCAAGAACACACACGCATACAAAATTGTGATAcactatatgaatataaaacaaaataaatgtctttatcTAGACATTAAAAAATCTGACCCATTATAATATAccccaaattaaaaataaatttatgataactATACTCAAGTTACAGtacttagtaatataataaatatatcattggtGAAATTATCATGTCTATCTGATGACGAGAGACATTTTATTCAACGTGAATAACTACTTGAAAGTCGTAAAAGCGTTCAACGGTTAGATGTGCGGGGATATTCTGTGAATAACCTCGACTTCGATGTCGATCTCGattataaaataccaataatttGTATAGAATTTGATGATGTAAAGTAATTTTTACTTCTTACACTACCAGTGTCTGTAAACATTACCATGGTTACTGTTAGAATAATTAAAGGGATCTTAATAGAGAATTGAGGAGCATGATCATAATGGCAAAATAATATGACATGACATTTGCTGTCACGGCATACAGAGTCGGTATTACCCTCAAACTAATAGATATTCACATAAAAGGAGTTGTGTCATTGGACAACCAGTTGGACCCAAGTCGCTtgcgatttattatattatttattaaataacagacaaattgtgtttataattcatctcgtgctcggcggtgaaggaaaacatcgtgaggaaacctgcatgtgtctaatttcaatgaaattctgccacatgtgtattccaccaacccgtattggagcagcgtgttggaatatgctctaaaacttctccccaaagggtgaggcggccttagcccagcagtgggaaatttacaggctgctaatgtaatgtaatgtaacagacaaaataaaatgaattaacaacttttaagaatactttaatgacaaaaaagaaaatgttattaaaaacctcATATGAAttgaaccaataaaaaaatagtttaaataacaatatattcaacTGTATGcaacagaaagagacagagagaaagagaaagagagagaagaGATCGAGTATCCATAACGTTTTTcgttacgtgacgatttctgccattACACTCTATTGTAAGCCGCTTAAAAGAACATTGTTTCAAAAAATAGTAAGCAACGTATGTTGACAGGCGACAATAGcttcaataattataactactaaaTGATACAAGAATAAAAATAGCGTATCATCGTAAGTCGTTTACAACGGTTTACGATCGAATCGAGCGTCGAGTGTTATATTGGCCGCACCGGAATAGCGTTACTGTTTTATATTGGTACATCTCTTGACTGTGTTACGATTTTTATGACATTCCTTCTCACAGCT is a window encoding:
- the LOC125068126 gene encoding troponin C-like, coding for MNNQLDDEQITMLRRAFSMFDSSKQGRIEKEKVRTILNTMVHSFDDNDLDQMLDNEDVDGSGKLNFDSFVRVATHFLDEDDEALQKELKEAFRLYDKEGNGYIPTSSLREILAALDDQLTPDQLNEMIAEIDTDASGTVDFDEFMEMMTGD